One window of the Catenulispora sp. EB89 genome contains the following:
- a CDS encoding lysine N(6)-hydroxylase/L-ornithine N(5)-oxygenase family protein, translated as MNMHDFIAIGLGPYNLGLACLTEPIEGLNGLFLEARPEARYAWHPGMLLTSATLQTPFMADLVTLADPTSPYSFLNFLKETGRLYPFYIRESFYPVRAEYDEYCRWAATRLRTVRFGQKVSRVDYDEAEGCYVVRSVGVDSGVVTEDRARRLVLGTGTPPHIPEPCHGIGGDLVHSADYLSAKALLQSKESVTVVGSGQSAAEIYLDLLADAGTDTYHLSWVTRSPRFFPLEYTKLTLEMTSPDYVDYFHALPEATRYRLEAEQKGLFKGIDAVLINEIFDTLYLKSVRGPVATRLVTNTEVRGASYDSAGGTYTLDLHHEEQDRAFSLATQGLVLATGYRYQFPDFLEPVRDRIRFDNNGRFDVARNYTIDAAGREIFLQNAGTHTHSITSPDLGMGAYRNSWIISEMLGRDYYPVEKTITFQEFGAPDGLLT; from the coding sequence TTGAACATGCACGACTTCATAGCCATCGGGCTCGGCCCCTACAACCTGGGCCTGGCCTGTCTGACCGAGCCGATCGAGGGTCTGAACGGCCTGTTCCTGGAAGCCCGTCCCGAGGCCCGCTACGCGTGGCATCCCGGGATGCTGCTGACGTCGGCGACGCTTCAGACGCCGTTCATGGCCGATCTGGTGACGTTGGCCGACCCGACGTCGCCGTACTCCTTCCTGAACTTCTTGAAGGAGACGGGACGGCTGTATCCCTTCTATATCCGGGAGAGCTTCTATCCGGTGCGCGCCGAGTACGACGAGTACTGCCGGTGGGCCGCGACGCGGCTGCGCACCGTGCGCTTCGGGCAGAAGGTGTCGCGGGTCGACTACGACGAAGCAGAGGGCTGCTACGTCGTCCGGTCGGTCGGCGTCGACAGCGGTGTGGTCACCGAGGATCGCGCACGGCGTCTTGTGCTGGGGACCGGGACGCCGCCGCATATCCCGGAACCCTGTCACGGGATCGGCGGGGACCTCGTGCACAGCGCCGATTACCTGAGCGCCAAAGCACTTCTGCAGAGCAAGGAGAGCGTCACCGTCGTGGGCAGCGGCCAAAGCGCCGCCGAGATCTACCTCGACCTGCTCGCCGACGCCGGGACCGACACCTACCACCTGAGCTGGGTGACGCGCTCGCCGAGGTTCTTCCCGCTGGAGTACACCAAGCTGACGCTGGAGATGACCTCGCCGGACTACGTCGACTACTTCCACGCGCTGCCGGAGGCGACTCGCTATCGGCTGGAGGCGGAGCAGAAGGGCTTGTTCAAGGGCATCGACGCGGTGCTGATCAACGAGATCTTCGACACGCTCTACCTCAAGAGCGTGCGCGGACCGGTGGCCACTCGGCTGGTGACGAACACCGAGGTGCGCGGGGCTTCGTACGATTCGGCCGGCGGCACGTACACGCTCGATCTGCATCACGAGGAGCAGGACCGCGCCTTCTCCCTCGCGACGCAGGGCTTGGTGCTGGCGACCGGATACCGGTATCAGTTCCCGGACTTCCTCGAACCGGTCCGCGACCGCATCCGCTTCGACAACAACGGACGCTTCGACGTCGCGCGGAACTACACGATCGACGCCGCCGGCCGCGAGATCTTCCTGCAGAACGCCGGGACCCACACGCACAGCATCACCTCGCCTGACCTGGGCATGGGAGCGTACCGGAACTCGTGGATCATCAGCGAGATGCTCGGCCGGGACTACTACCCGGTGGAGAAGACCATCACGTTCCAGGAGTTCGGCGCACCGGACGGTCTGCTCACATGA
- a CDS encoding aspartate aminotransferase family protein → MSPQASAVATARAIFSPAVEEAAGHLFNARTLDRYRHTMADGIDRVADRIARTGSPFTGVSPDDLAPGISGIDLDRPLADTGAALDELEELYLRDAVYFHHPRYLAHLNCPVVIPALLGEAVLTAVNSSLDTWDQSAGGTLIERRLIDWTAGRIGFGPAADGVFTSGGSQSNFQALLLAREEIVAKAVAGSSVPGTGAKYTAARDVLDRLRIFVSEAGHFSVRKSAKMLGLSPDAVVTVETDARKRMRPQSLAWELEQCRWAGFIPMAVVATAGTTDFGSIDPLRQIAELCAESGAWFHVDAAYGCGLLLSRSRRDLLRGIERADSVTADFHKSFFQPVSSSALIVRDRTVLSHATYHADYLNPARMVEQRIPNQVDKSIQTTRRFDALKLWMTLRIMGPDAVGDLFDEVIDRAAQAWVLLTVDPRFEVVTRSQLSTLVFRYLPPEGPARDFADGANLHAREALAASGAAMVAATKVGGRHYLKFTLLNPETTVDDIAHVLDLIADHAAEYVERRRAL, encoded by the coding sequence GTGAGCCCCCAAGCTTCCGCCGTCGCGACCGCACGCGCCATCTTCTCCCCCGCCGTCGAGGAAGCCGCCGGCCACCTGTTCAACGCCCGGACACTCGATCGCTACCGGCACACCATGGCCGACGGCATCGATCGCGTCGCGGACCGAATAGCGCGTACGGGCAGCCCTTTCACCGGCGTCTCCCCCGACGATCTCGCTCCCGGCATATCAGGCATCGATCTGGACCGGCCCTTGGCCGACACCGGAGCCGCCCTGGACGAGCTCGAAGAGCTCTACCTGCGCGACGCCGTCTACTTCCACCACCCGCGCTACCTCGCGCACCTGAACTGCCCGGTCGTCATCCCGGCGCTGCTCGGCGAGGCCGTTCTGACCGCGGTCAACTCCTCGCTGGACACCTGGGACCAGAGCGCCGGCGGCACGCTGATCGAGCGCCGGCTGATCGACTGGACCGCCGGCCGGATCGGTTTCGGTCCGGCCGCCGACGGCGTCTTCACCAGCGGCGGCAGCCAGTCGAACTTCCAGGCGCTGCTGCTGGCGCGTGAGGAGATCGTGGCGAAGGCCGTGGCCGGGTCGTCGGTGCCGGGAACCGGTGCGAAGTACACGGCTGCCCGGGACGTCCTGGACCGGCTGCGGATATTCGTCTCCGAGGCGGGGCACTTCAGCGTCCGCAAGTCGGCGAAGATGCTCGGGCTGAGCCCGGACGCGGTGGTCACGGTCGAGACCGACGCGCGCAAGCGGATGCGTCCGCAGTCGCTGGCGTGGGAGCTGGAGCAGTGCCGGTGGGCCGGCTTCATCCCGATGGCCGTGGTCGCCACCGCCGGCACCACCGACTTCGGATCCATCGATCCGCTGCGGCAGATCGCCGAGCTGTGCGCCGAATCAGGGGCCTGGTTCCACGTCGACGCCGCGTACGGCTGCGGTCTGCTCCTGTCGCGGTCCCGGCGCGACCTCCTGCGGGGCATCGAGCGCGCGGACTCGGTGACCGCCGACTTCCACAAGTCGTTCTTCCAACCGGTCAGCTCCAGCGCGCTGATCGTGCGCGACCGCACGGTCCTGAGCCACGCGACGTATCACGCCGACTACCTCAACCCGGCCCGCATGGTCGAGCAGCGCATCCCCAACCAGGTCGACAAGAGCATCCAGACAACGCGGCGCTTCGACGCGCTCAAGCTCTGGATGACGTTGCGCATCATGGGCCCGGACGCGGTCGGCGATCTGTTCGACGAGGTCATCGACCGGGCCGCGCAGGCCTGGGTGCTGCTGACCGTCGACCCGCGCTTCGAGGTGGTGACCAGGTCGCAGCTCAGCACCCTGGTTTTCCGCTACCTGCCCCCGGAGGGTCCGGCGCGGGACTTCGCCGACGGCGCGAATCTCCACGCGCGCGAGGCGCTGGCCGCCTCCGGCGCGGCGATGGTGGCCGCCACCAAGGTCGGCGGCCGGCACTACCTGAAGTTCACGCTGCTGAACCCCGAGACCACGGTGGACGACATCGCGCACGTCCTGGACCTGATCGCGGACCATGCCGCCGAATACGTCGAGCGCCGGAGAGCACTCTGA
- a CDS encoding siderophore-interacting protein, whose translation MNSTSSVDAVLAATASAAAISSVAPASAPIAEAPSASPLVHGKFRFFQARVVVTRRLGPSMVRITFGGAQLRAFASGGRDQSFSLFLPQPGQDAPIVPFDAGDDWFTRWRAMPADERGVMRSYTVRSQDRERDEVDVDFVLHGTANSSATPAGPASRWAAEAVPGDRVVLLGPAFEDNRSIGFQLPQDTDWVLIAADETALPAAAAILEWLPAGLRARAWIEVPDLKDTQELLSPAEADITWLVRDPTRRPGALLTEEIGGAAFPDGAPYAWIAGEAGMVKTLRRHLVGERGIDRGRVEFSGYWRLGATEEDLRTEKISAAETEAAQ comes from the coding sequence ATGAACTCGACCTCCTCAGTAGACGCAGTGCTGGCGGCCACGGCCTCGGCCGCGGCCATCTCCTCGGTCGCGCCGGCATCGGCGCCGATTGCCGAAGCACCGTCGGCGTCCCCGCTCGTGCACGGCAAGTTCCGTTTCTTCCAGGCCCGCGTCGTGGTCACTCGCCGCCTGGGGCCTTCGATGGTCCGGATCACCTTCGGCGGGGCACAGCTGCGCGCCTTCGCCAGCGGCGGCCGGGACCAGAGCTTCTCGCTGTTCCTGCCGCAGCCGGGGCAGGACGCGCCGATCGTGCCGTTCGACGCCGGCGACGACTGGTTCACGCGGTGGCGGGCCATGCCGGCCGACGAGCGGGGTGTCATGCGCTCCTACACGGTTCGCTCACAGGACCGCGAGCGCGACGAGGTGGATGTCGATTTCGTGTTGCACGGCACCGCAAACTCCAGCGCGACTCCGGCCGGACCGGCATCACGCTGGGCCGCCGAAGCCGTGCCGGGCGACCGGGTGGTGCTGCTGGGGCCGGCGTTCGAGGACAACCGCAGCATCGGCTTCCAGCTTCCGCAGGACACTGACTGGGTCCTGATCGCCGCCGACGAGACCGCGTTGCCGGCCGCCGCGGCGATCCTGGAATGGCTGCCGGCCGGACTGCGCGCGCGGGCCTGGATCGAGGTCCCGGATCTGAAGGACACGCAGGAACTCCTGAGCCCGGCCGAGGCCGACATCACCTGGCTGGTCCGCGATCCCACGCGCCGGCCCGGCGCGTTGCTGACCGAGGAGATCGGCGGCGCGGCCTTCCCCGACGGCGCGCCCTACGCGTGGATCGCCGGGGAGGCCGGGATGGTCAAAACTCTGCGACGCCACCTCGTCGGCGAGCGCGGCATCGACCGCGGGCGCGTGGAGTTCTCCGGCTATTGGCGCCTCGGAGCCACCGAAGAGGATCTGCGGACCGAGAAAATCTCCGCCGCCGAAACCGAGGCGGCACAGTGA
- a CDS encoding ABC transporter substrate-binding protein gives MPYIPSVSPLSRRGVLAGVGGGALAAVLAACGSGSSSGPRSSGQSGPSGPWSFTDDRKTTVKLSSAPTRVVAFTGTAAALVDFGLDQQIVGVFGETTQPDGKPTAQAGDLDVGKVTVLGNAWGEFNVEKYAALNPQLLVTHMYEPGALWYVPNESKDQIAKLAPSVAINVARASLPTPIQRYADLAQSLGADLNAKKVTDGKARFQAAAETLRSAAKAAGGLKVLAASGNPTVFYASNPKIASDLMYFAELGVELIVPTKLDTGDYFESLSWENADKYAADLILLDSRSTALQPKALASKPSWNALPAVKAGQVTPWDAVPRFSWAGAAPLLENLAKAIQNCKKVS, from the coding sequence ATGCCATACATCCCTTCCGTTTCCCCCTTATCCCGTCGTGGTGTGCTGGCCGGCGTCGGCGGTGGCGCCCTGGCCGCCGTGCTCGCGGCCTGCGGCAGCGGTTCGAGTTCAGGCCCGCGCTCCTCGGGCCAGAGCGGCCCGTCCGGTCCCTGGTCCTTCACCGACGACCGGAAGACGACGGTGAAGCTGTCCTCCGCGCCGACCCGGGTCGTGGCCTTCACCGGCACCGCCGCCGCGCTCGTCGACTTCGGCCTGGACCAGCAGATCGTCGGCGTCTTCGGAGAGACGACGCAGCCCGACGGCAAGCCCACGGCGCAGGCCGGCGACCTCGACGTCGGCAAGGTGACGGTGCTGGGCAACGCCTGGGGCGAGTTCAACGTGGAGAAGTACGCCGCGCTCAACCCCCAGCTACTGGTCACGCACATGTACGAGCCGGGAGCGCTGTGGTACGTGCCGAACGAGAGCAAGGACCAGATCGCCAAGCTGGCGCCGAGCGTGGCGATCAACGTGGCCCGGGCCTCGCTGCCGACGCCGATCCAGCGCTACGCCGACCTCGCGCAGTCGCTCGGTGCGGACTTGAACGCCAAGAAGGTGACCGACGGCAAGGCCCGGTTCCAGGCCGCGGCCGAGACGCTGCGCAGCGCGGCGAAGGCGGCCGGCGGGCTGAAGGTGCTGGCCGCGTCCGGCAATCCCACCGTCTTCTACGCGTCCAATCCGAAGATCGCCAGCGACCTGATGTACTTCGCCGAACTCGGCGTCGAGCTCATCGTCCCCACCAAGCTCGACACCGGAGACTACTTCGAGAGCCTGAGCTGGGAGAACGCCGACAAGTACGCGGCCGACCTGATCCTGCTCGACAGCCGGTCCACGGCTTTGCAGCCGAAGGCGCTGGCCTCGAAGCCGTCGTGGAACGCCCTGCCTGCAGTGAAGGCGGGCCAGGTCACGCCCTGGGACGCGGTGCCGCGCTTCTCCTGGGCCGGTGCCGCTCCGCTGCTGGAAAACCTCGCCAAGGCGATTCAGAACTGCAAGAAGGTGAGCTGA
- a CDS encoding FecCD family ABC transporter permease → MSATAPPQAPEAAVPTLRRPPPGPRGLSRVSRGAGLAAATLLLLAVLVLSICLGAKSLSVGDVWHGLSDSSSPYYTVVHQMRLPRTLLGLLVGLALGLAGAVMQALTRNPLADPGLLGINAGASAAVVTSIWLFGIGTFDGYVWFALAGAAIATTAGYLVGGGRGATPVRLALAGAALNATLFSYVSVAMLLDSASLEAMRFWTVGSLAGATPSTVVRVLPFAAVGLVLALALARPLNALALGEDSARALGSRPTAVRAAAIVAVTLLCGAATAACGPIVFVGLMVPHVVRTITGPDLRWLLPYCAVLAPVVLLGADVLGRILARPGEIQVGVVTSVVGGPVFLYFLRRAKAVRA, encoded by the coding sequence TTGTCTGCCACCGCGCCACCGCAGGCCCCTGAGGCCGCAGTCCCGACACTCCGCAGGCCTCCACCGGGACCGCGCGGCCTCAGCCGGGTGAGCCGGGGCGCCGGCCTGGCCGCCGCGACCCTGCTGCTGCTCGCAGTGCTCGTGCTCAGCATCTGCCTCGGCGCCAAGTCGCTCTCGGTCGGCGACGTCTGGCACGGCCTGTCCGACTCGAGCTCCCCGTACTACACCGTCGTGCACCAGATGCGGCTGCCCCGGACCCTGCTCGGCCTGCTGGTCGGCCTGGCGCTCGGTCTGGCCGGCGCGGTGATGCAGGCGCTGACCCGCAACCCGCTGGCCGATCCGGGACTGCTCGGCATCAACGCCGGGGCCTCGGCGGCGGTCGTCACCTCCATCTGGCTGTTCGGGATCGGGACCTTCGACGGCTACGTCTGGTTCGCCCTGGCCGGCGCCGCGATCGCCACCACCGCCGGCTACCTGGTCGGCGGCGGGCGCGGGGCGACGCCGGTCCGGCTGGCGCTGGCCGGGGCCGCGCTGAACGCCACCCTGTTCTCCTACGTCAGCGTCGCGATGCTGCTGGACTCCGCGTCGCTGGAGGCCATGCGGTTCTGGACCGTCGGCTCGCTGGCCGGTGCGACGCCGTCGACCGTCGTCAGGGTGCTGCCGTTCGCCGCCGTCGGCCTGGTGCTGGCTCTGGCCCTGGCCCGGCCGCTCAACGCGCTGGCCCTCGGCGAGGACTCGGCGCGGGCCCTGGGCTCACGGCCAACCGCAGTACGCGCGGCCGCGATCGTCGCGGTCACGCTGTTGTGCGGGGCGGCCACCGCCGCGTGCGGGCCGATCGTGTTCGTCGGGCTGATGGTGCCGCACGTCGTGCGCACCATCACCGGGCCGGACCTGCGCTGGCTGCTGCCGTACTGCGCGGTGCTCGCGCCGGTGGTGCTGCTCGGCGCGGACGTGCTCGGCCGGATCCTGGCCCGGCCCGGCGAGATCCAGGTCGGCGTGGTCACCAGCGTGGTCGGCGGTCCGGTGTTCCTGTACTTCCTGCGGCGCGCGAAGGCGGTGCGGGCATGA
- a CDS encoding FecCD family ABC transporter permease: MRVLRTAAFSVRYRPRTLTASAACVLLAFAAMVVTLGSGDYRIPPGEVLRTLFGGGTVGDHFIVVELRLPRVVTALLVGAALALAGAVFQSLVRNPLGSPDMLGFTEGAATGALVVVLAGGSSLALACGAVLGGVLTGIGVYALAWRQGVHGYRLILVGIGVSAILSGVNGYLMTKAQLMDAARAMLWLTGSLDGRGWSDVAPLAVAMAVLVPVLLVGCGRALHVAEMGDDVARALGVPVDRARLTALAAAVLLTSFAAAAAGPVAFVALTAPQLAKRLTRAPGPNLIPSMLLGAVLLTCADLVAQHAIPGRQLPVGAVTGVLGGGYLIWLLAAGRKAGRI, encoded by the coding sequence ATGAGGGTTCTGCGAACCGCCGCGTTCTCGGTGCGCTACCGGCCCCGGACGCTCACCGCTTCCGCCGCCTGCGTACTGCTCGCGTTCGCGGCCATGGTCGTCACCCTCGGCAGCGGCGACTACCGGATCCCGCCGGGCGAAGTGCTGCGCACGCTGTTCGGCGGCGGCACGGTCGGCGACCACTTCATCGTCGTCGAGCTGCGCCTGCCGCGCGTGGTGACCGCGCTGTTAGTCGGCGCCGCCCTCGCGCTGGCCGGCGCGGTTTTCCAGTCGCTGGTCCGCAATCCGCTGGGCAGCCCCGACATGCTCGGCTTCACCGAGGGCGCGGCGACCGGCGCGCTGGTCGTGGTGCTGGCCGGCGGCAGCAGCCTGGCGCTGGCCTGCGGGGCGGTGCTCGGCGGTGTGCTCACCGGCATCGGGGTCTACGCCCTGGCCTGGCGTCAGGGCGTGCACGGCTACCGGCTGATCCTGGTCGGCATCGGGGTCTCGGCGATCCTGAGCGGGGTCAACGGGTATCTGATGACCAAGGCGCAGCTGATGGACGCCGCGCGGGCGATGCTGTGGCTCACCGGGAGCCTGGACGGCCGGGGCTGGAGCGACGTCGCGCCGCTGGCCGTGGCGATGGCGGTGCTCGTGCCGGTGCTGCTGGTCGGGTGCGGCCGGGCGCTGCACGTCGCCGAGATGGGGGACGACGTGGCGCGCGCGCTCGGCGTCCCGGTCGACCGCGCCCGGCTCACGGCACTGGCGGCCGCGGTGCTGCTCACCTCGTTCGCCGCGGCGGCGGCCGGGCCGGTGGCCTTCGTCGCCCTCACCGCGCCGCAGCTCGCCAAGCGGCTGACGCGGGCGCCGGGGCCGAACCTGATCCCCTCGATGCTGCTGGGGGCGGTGCTCCTGACGTGCGCCGATCTCGTTGCGCAGCATGCGATCCCCGGTCGGCAGCTGCCGGTCGGCGCGGTCACCGGCGTGCTCGGCGGCGGGTACCTGATCTGGCTGCTGGCGGCTGGGCGCAAGGCGGGGCGGATCTGA
- a CDS encoding ABC transporter ATP-binding protein: MTTENGQPAPASSRLRGTGLTLAYDGRTVAEDLSVAIPDESFTVIVGPNACGKSTLLRALSRLLKPKAGSVVLDGADIASMPTKQVARIVGLLPQSSIAPDGITVADLVSRGRHPHQGLLRQWSREDERIVAASMAATGVTDLAERAVDELSGGQRQRVWTAMVLAQQTPLLLLDEPTTYLDIAHQIEILDLCARLHEEEGRTLVAVLHDLNQAARYATHLIVLCDGRVAASGAPEEIVTAELVESVFGLPCRVIEDPETGTPLVVPGARRTRELPAMPSSR; encoded by the coding sequence ATGACGACCGAGAACGGTCAGCCGGCGCCGGCCTCGTCCCGCCTGCGCGGCACCGGCCTGACGCTGGCCTACGACGGCCGGACCGTCGCCGAAGACCTCTCGGTCGCGATCCCGGACGAGTCCTTCACGGTCATCGTCGGCCCCAACGCCTGCGGCAAGTCGACCCTTCTCAGGGCCCTGTCGCGGCTGCTGAAGCCGAAGGCCGGCAGTGTGGTGCTCGACGGCGCGGACATCGCCTCGATGCCGACCAAGCAGGTCGCGCGGATCGTCGGCCTGCTGCCGCAGTCCTCGATCGCGCCGGACGGCATCACCGTCGCCGACCTCGTCTCCCGAGGCCGCCATCCGCACCAGGGCCTGCTGCGGCAGTGGTCGCGCGAGGACGAGCGGATCGTGGCCGCGTCGATGGCCGCGACCGGCGTCACCGACCTGGCCGAGCGCGCCGTCGACGAGCTGTCCGGCGGCCAGCGCCAGCGGGTGTGGACGGCGATGGTGCTGGCGCAGCAGACGCCGCTGCTGCTGCTCGACGAGCCGACGACGTACCTGGACATCGCGCACCAGATCGAGATCCTGGACCTGTGCGCGCGGCTGCACGAGGAGGAGGGCCGCACCCTCGTGGCCGTGCTGCACGACCTCAACCAGGCCGCGCGCTACGCCACGCACTTGATCGTGCTCTGCGACGGTCGCGTGGCGGCGTCCGGGGCTCCCGAGGAGATCGTCACCGCCGAGCTGGTGGAGTCGGTCTTCGGCCTGCCGTGCCGGGTGATCGAGGACCCGGAGACCGGGACGCCGCTGGTCGTCCCGGGAGCGCGCCGGACACGTGAGCTGCCTGCGATGCCTTCCTCCCGGTAG
- a CDS encoding ABC transporter substrate-binding protein: MDIKTLVRTAAALTAALGIVASAAACGSSKSSGSDTKAAAAGSSGGSAASTLRLGYFANVTHATAVVGVAHGDFAKALGSTKLSTQIYNAGPAEMTAVLGGQLDAAYVGPSSALSAFVQSHGEALKIVAGATEGGAELVVKPGINSAADLKGKTLATPQKGNTQDVALRYWLKQNGLTANPDGTGDVSVDPQDNATTLDQFKAGHIEGAWLPEPWASRLVSEAGAKVLVDERSLWPNGQFSTTTLVVATSFLDKHPDTVKALIDGQIAANSWITSDPTDAQKLVNSELKRLTGKALTDAEIQRSFSEQKVTNDPDASTLQTALDHAVAVKLLKSTDLHGIFDLSILNAELAKNGQPAVSDAGLSKK; this comes from the coding sequence ATGGACATCAAGACTCTGGTTCGTACGGCCGCGGCGTTGACAGCCGCCCTCGGGATCGTCGCCTCGGCCGCCGCGTGCGGGTCGTCGAAGAGCTCTGGTTCGGACACCAAGGCCGCCGCCGCCGGCAGCTCCGGTGGTTCGGCGGCCTCGACGCTGCGGCTGGGCTACTTCGCGAACGTCACGCACGCCACCGCCGTGGTCGGCGTCGCGCACGGCGACTTCGCCAAGGCCCTGGGATCCACCAAGCTCTCCACCCAGATCTACAACGCGGGCCCGGCGGAGATGACCGCGGTCCTCGGCGGGCAGCTGGACGCCGCGTACGTCGGCCCGTCCTCGGCCCTGTCGGCCTTCGTGCAGTCGCACGGCGAGGCGCTGAAGATCGTGGCCGGCGCCACCGAGGGCGGTGCGGAGCTGGTCGTCAAGCCGGGCATCAACTCCGCTGCCGACCTCAAGGGCAAGACCCTCGCCACGCCGCAGAAGGGCAACACCCAGGACGTGGCGCTGCGCTACTGGCTCAAGCAGAACGGCCTGACCGCGAACCCGGACGGCACCGGCGACGTCTCGGTGGACCCGCAGGACAACGCGACCACCTTGGACCAGTTCAAGGCCGGGCACATCGAGGGGGCCTGGCTGCCCGAGCCGTGGGCCTCGCGGCTGGTCTCCGAGGCCGGCGCGAAGGTGCTCGTCGACGAGCGCAGCCTGTGGCCGAACGGCCAGTTCTCCACCACCACGCTGGTGGTCGCGACCAGCTTCCTGGACAAGCACCCGGACACCGTCAAGGCCCTTATCGACGGCCAGATAGCCGCCAACTCCTGGATCACCTCGGACCCGACTGACGCGCAGAAGCTGGTGAACAGCGAGCTGAAGCGGCTCACCGGCAAGGCGCTGACCGACGCCGAGATCCAGCGGTCCTTCAGTGAGCAGAAGGTCACCAACGACCCCGACGCCTCCACGCTCCAGACCGCGCTGGACCACGCGGTCGCGGTGAAGCTGCTGAAGTCGACCGACCTGCACGGCATCTTCGACCTGTCGATCCTGAACGCCGAACTGGCCAAGAACGGTCAGCCGGCGGTCTCCGACGCCGGGCTGAGCAAGAAGTGA
- a CDS encoding ABC transporter permease — MSGARESVETGAAVEAPEADEPVEPVEVEEPVEAIEAEEPQEPEEHREPEASEAAETLEEAPQAAQTEATDALQDVEAGLDALETSVERETSRLATVLRAVYPPVLAVLIIIAVWQVLYVAKIWPDWKLPGPSEVFTSLKSAFSSGDAWPSVGHSAEHGAIGFAASVAIGTPLGLLVGRFRLIRAGVGPILSGLQSLPSVAWVPPALMFFGPEPAMLYGVVLLGAVPSIAVGVVSGLDQVPPLYLRVGRNLGARGLASVRYVLLPAALPGYLAGLRQGWAFAWRSLLAAEIIVQSADLGHSLGFLLKNAQDSNDMAGAFAAIVLILAVGVAVNQLLFVPLERRVLRSRGLA; from the coding sequence GTGAGCGGCGCGCGGGAATCCGTCGAAACGGGAGCTGCCGTCGAGGCTCCCGAGGCCGATGAACCTGTCGAGCCGGTCGAGGTCGAAGAGCCGGTCGAGGCAATCGAGGCCGAGGAGCCTCAGGAGCCTGAGGAACACCGGGAACCTGAAGCATCCGAAGCGGCCGAAACGCTCGAAGAAGCCCCGCAGGCCGCGCAGACCGAAGCCACCGACGCCCTCCAGGACGTCGAAGCCGGCCTGGACGCCCTGGAGACCTCCGTCGAGCGGGAGACCAGCAGGCTCGCGACGGTCCTGCGCGCCGTCTACCCGCCGGTGCTCGCCGTCCTCATCATCATCGCCGTCTGGCAGGTGCTGTACGTCGCGAAGATCTGGCCGGACTGGAAGCTCCCCGGGCCCTCGGAGGTCTTCACCTCCCTGAAGTCCGCCTTCAGCAGCGGCGACGCCTGGCCGTCGGTCGGCCACAGCGCCGAGCACGGCGCGATCGGCTTCGCCGCCTCGGTGGCCATCGGCACGCCGCTGGGGTTGCTGGTCGGCCGGTTCCGGCTGATCCGGGCCGGTGTCGGGCCGATCCTTTCCGGGCTCCAGTCGCTGCCGTCGGTGGCCTGGGTGCCCCCGGCGCTGATGTTCTTCGGCCCGGAGCCGGCGATGCTGTACGGCGTGGTGCTGCTCGGTGCCGTGCCGTCGATCGCGGTCGGCGTCGTCTCAGGGCTCGATCAGGTGCCGCCGCTGTATCTGCGGGTCGGCCGGAACCTGGGAGCCCGGGGTCTGGCCTCGGTGCGCTACGTGCTGCTGCCGGCGGCACTGCCCGGCTATCTGGCCGGGCTGCGGCAGGGGTGGGCGTTCGCCTGGCGGTCGCTGCTGGCCGCGGAGATCATCGTGCAGTCCGCGGATCTGGGGCACTCACTCGGTTTCCTGCTGAAGAACGCCCAGGACTCCAACGACATGGCCGGCGCGTTCGCGGCGATCGTGCTGATCCTCGCGGTCGGCGTCGCGGTCAACCAGCTGCTGTTCGTGCCGTTGGAACGCAGGGTTCTGCGGTCCCGGGGACTCGCGTGA
- a CDS encoding putative leader peptide: MHQGRLLVARRHVDLRRTASAICPDHP; the protein is encoded by the coding sequence ATGCACCAGGGCCGACTTCTTGTGGCTCGCCGTCACGTCGATCTGCGACGGACCGCGAGCGCCATCTGTCCTGACCACCCGTAG
- the ssuE gene encoding NADPH-dependent FMN reductase, protein MPSILAVSGSPSPASRTVSAVDHALSWLADRGHRTAHLAVRDLPAAELLAGARDTVAVREAFDAVANADGVIVATPVYKAAYTGLLKAFLDLLPENALAGKVVLPLATGGTVGHLLAIDYALRPVLTALGADHVLPGRFLLDIDIARSEAEGVYLAPQTEKRLIETLERFDGALDLRGIGFSAARPQLDAEAGDLALANGSPAAVGR, encoded by the coding sequence ATGCCCTCGATCCTGGCTGTCTCCGGCAGCCCGTCACCGGCCTCGCGCACGGTGTCGGCCGTCGACCACGCGCTTTCCTGGCTGGCCGACCGCGGCCACCGGACGGCTCATCTGGCGGTCCGCGACCTGCCGGCGGCCGAGCTGCTGGCAGGCGCGCGCGACACCGTGGCCGTGCGGGAGGCGTTCGACGCCGTCGCCAACGCCGACGGCGTCATTGTGGCCACGCCGGTCTACAAGGCCGCCTACACCGGCCTGCTCAAGGCGTTCCTGGACCTGCTGCCGGAGAACGCGCTGGCCGGCAAGGTGGTCCTGCCGCTGGCCACCGGCGGTACCGTCGGACACCTGCTGGCGATCGACTACGCGCTGCGCCCCGTACTCACCGCGCTCGGTGCCGACCACGTGCTGCCGGGCCGGTTCCTGCTCGACATCGACATCGCCCGGAGTGAGGCGGAAGGCGTGTACCTCGCCCCGCAGACCGAGAAGCGGCTGATCGAGACGCTGGAGCGGTTCGACGGGGCGCTGGACCTGCGCGGGATCGGCTTCTCGGCGGCGCGGCCGCAGCTCGACGCCGAAGCCGGCGATCTGGCCCTGGCCAACGGTTCGCCCGCGGCGGTCGGGCGATGA